The DNA segment TACCGTGCGAACGCACACCAGTATTCGGAATTCCAGccttccgccgccgccaccaccatcaGCACTCTGCCACGGCACTTTCGCAAACGCCCATTCGAGACCGGCAAAACCGCATTGTACGAAACGAAGTACCAGGTCCAGAATGCCAATGCAAACGCCACACCACAGCAGATTCACTCAGCATCATCCAAGACAtcggccttgcgcttcttcaacACTGCCCCTCCATTGACACCCATACCATTACTGCAGGCCGAGACCTTGTTAACAACCCCATTCCACTCCTTTAGCTTCTTTCCCGCACTGGCAGGATCGTAGAGTTGAGCGCCAGCCCCAGCCTGCCGAACCGCACCCGCAGACCCTGTGCCAACTTCACACACtccatcagcagcaggaccGTCCGCAGTCGTACTCCTCAATTCAGGAAACGGCGTCAAAATTCTATCAATATCCCCCCACCACGTCGGAAACTTCTGATACCACTCCACACATTGCGCAAGCCCTTCTTCAAACGAAACTCTCTGCTTCCAACCCAATTTCGCCAATTTATCCCCATTCACTGCATACCGACAATCATTGAACGGTCGATCTCGAGTGTATTGGATATGTTTCTCGAAATCTTCTATTCCGAAAGCTTTGCACAATTTCTTTGCGAGTTCGAGGTTTTCGATTTCGTCTTTGGAATCGACGTTGTAGATCTCACCCATTGTTCCTTTGTGCAGGATTGTGTCGAAGGCATCGGCTGCGTCTCCTGCGTAGAGGTACCGTCGCGAATTGTCTCCTTTGCCGTGGATGAAGAGGGGTTTGTTTCGTTGGAGGAGATTGATGAATTTGGGGATGATTTCTGTGGGAGAGGCGGGAGGGTACAAGGTTAGTCTTTGCTTTGCTTGCTTTGGATGTGAAACACAGCACGAGGGGACGGCAAGGTAAGATTCAACCAGGATTCTTGCGACTTTTAGAGTTTGGAGGGCTTGCTTACGCACTTTCTGGAAACTGGCAAGGACTCATTGTCAGCATTTCCTTGTCACTCGGATCCCTTCTGGTCGGATTGGATTGCGAGGGAACAACGAAAGGGCGAAACCCAATCGTTTCGTTtcaaaagaagaagatgatgcacCAGAAGGAGCACTTACTTGATGTGGACCGTAAACATTGTTCAGCCTTATCATGACGACCGGCAACGCGAAGCTCTTCACATAAGCTCGCACCATCATCTCGGCACAGGCTTTACTTGCTGAGTAAGGGTTCGTTGGATGAAGAGGGCTTTCTTCGTGCAATTCTGCTTCGCCTTTGGGGACTTCGCCGTAGACCTGCATCAAGATGTAAGTACCTcgctcctccatctccatcccattcttcttttctttgaTACTTTGGAGTGGTCTGAACTCACCTCATCAGTACTAATATGATAAAACCTCCTCACACTTTCCGTAACTTTGGCACTCTCCAACAAAACATGCGTCCCCATGACATTGTTATGCGTGAAAGTAAACGAATTCCCAAAAGATAAGTCTACATGAGACTGTGCGGCCAAATGGAAAATCGTATCGATTTTGTAGGTCTGGAGACATTTGAGGACGTCGCTTTGGGACATTATGTCGCCGTGGTAGAAGCGGAAGTTGGGGAAGGAATCGAGGAGGCGGGAGTTGTTGAGGGAACTGCAGTAGTCGAGTTTGTCGAAGGAGATTATGTTGTATGATGAAGGGTATTTTGTTACGAGGTGGCGGATGAGGTAGGAGGCGATGAAGCCTTCGCCGCCGGTTACGAGGATGTTGTGGACGTCGGGGAGTGGTTCGAAGGAGGTTTGGCCGGTTAGGATGGGGGCGTCGCGCCAGCAGCCAtcgtcgatgaagaagcgGGATTCGAGACTGCCTGGATATGAAGTTGTCAGTACGGTAAGTGTGATTGGGACGACGAGCTTCTGCCATACCGCCGCTTTGGAagcctgctcctgctgcttccaTTGTGTTGGAGATTTTGAACAATGATTAAACGACTCAATTGGCAAAGCAATGCGTGAACGTGAAGTAACGGGAACTCGATGGCATTGTGAAAGCTGTCTCCTGTGTTGGAAGAACACATTGCATAGCTGTCGATAGGTGGTGCAAGGGAGATATGCTGAGGAATTGGAATGCAAATGTTCTAGAAAACTTTTCGCTCTTCGACGCGTGAGTTATGCGCGTCTGGCTGGAAGTACTGCCTTCGAGAACATCGATCAACTGTTTCATTGAGCATAATTCGTTACGTTATTCAAGATGGAGCAGGAAAAGAAGTTGAGAGAGTCAATTGACGAGAATGAAGAGGCGCAAGCTTTTCtcaagcaagaagaggaaggccaTTTCGCAGAATCACCacaagatgatgaagaccaCTCGACGCGACATCCTCCCACGACTGCGCCAAAAGGACTTAGCAATCGCTTCTGGATCAGTGCGGCCGTCAATACCGTGTCCACCGCAGCCATCGTGAGCTTTTCCATCTCCAAAAATCCACAACAATGCCAATCGCCCTTCTAACACAAATCTCAGGTCTTCATCAACAAACGCATCTTCCAAACCGCCTCCCTCCGCCACGCCCAAGTCACCTTCGCAgccttccacttcttcataacgttcctcctcctctaccTCGTCTCCCGGCCGACGATCAACCTCTTCCCAGCGAAGAAACTAGACATTTACACTTTACTCCCACTCGCCGCTGCGATGATTTTCAACGTTGTTCTACCAAACGCTTCGCTCGCCTATTCCAGTATACAATTCTATCAAGTCGCTCGCGTCCTTTTGACGCCTTGTGTCGCGGGACTGAATTTTGTGTTGTATCAACAACGGATACCGCGGTTGGCGGCTTGGACTCTTGTGCCGGTTTGTTGCGGGGTGGCGGTTGTTTCGTATTATGATACTATGAAGAAGACGGGACAGAAAGAGGTGCAGATACAGACTACGACGAGACCGCTTGGTGTTTTCTTTGCGATTACGGGTGTTGTGGCGAGTTCGTTGTATACGGTCTGGATCAAATTTTATCATGGGAAGTTGGAGTGTTCGAGTATGCAGTTGTTGATGAATCAGGCGCCGATTAGtgtggtgatgatgttgtATGTTGTACCTTTTGCGGATGATGTTACGGTTTGGAGGGATGTGGGAGGGGGTGTTTATGGGTTGATTGGAGTTGTGAGTTCCAGCTTCCGTTTTGGTTTTGGAGAGGATGAAGCTGACTTTGTGAACAGAGCGGACTTCTGGCTTGTTTGATCAATCTTTCGCAATTTGTGATCATCAATGAGGCGGGACCGGTGAGCAGCACTGTTGTGGGGCACTTCAAAACTTGCTTGGTCATTGCTATGGGATGGATGGTTTCGGGCAAGTCTTTGATTGATGGGAGTCTGCTGGGGATTGCTTTGGCTGTGGGCGGCATCATCTCGTGAGTGCCCTGTTCTCTGCCGCTTGTGAAATGCTGACTCACACGTTGACGCAGGTACTCTTACGTgatgcagaagcagcagacgcgAGGATGAAGCTGGCCAAGAAGCGCCCTTGCGAGTGAGTGGCACACGGATGCATACCGGGACGTTGGCTCCTTGCTTGAGATCGATACACCAGGAGCTCCTCGCTTGCCGTGAGTCAGACAGGACATCTGTACTTTTAACCTGAGACATATCTTAGCACGGCCGCCATTCGTCGTTTGCTTCCTTCAAGCAGTTTTCGAAAACCACAAATGCTTTCTGCTATTCGTTCGACTCTCACCACACTTCAGCAGCCTTTCAACACTAACGCCAGCATGTCTTCGCAAGATCGGTTTCTTGTCTGGGGTGCGCAGGGCTGGATTGGTGGTATGCTGATTGAGCTGCTCAAACAGCAAGGCAAAGATGTCCATGGGACGACCACCCGCATGCACGAGCAAGAGGCCGTTCGTCGTACTCTCGACGAGATTCGGCCAACCCATGTCATCAACTGTGCGGGCAAGACTGGCACTCCGAATGTCGATTGGTGCGAGAGCCACAAGCTTGAGACCATGGAAAGCAATGGATTGGGAGCCTTCATGGTGACCTATGAGTGTCAGAAGAGGAACATCCACTGCACTGTGCTGGCCACGGGTTGTAAGTGCATACTCAACTTTGCATAGTCTTCAGGTATTGATACTTACCTCTTCCGCCCAGGCATCTACACCTCCGAGTACACGCCAGACAACTCCACTGTCACGTCCCAACCCTTCACCGAGGCCGATCCACCCAACTTTACAGGCTCCTTCTACAGCAAGACCAAAGCGCCCATCGAGACGTTCCTCGCTCACTACCCCAACAATTTGACACTCCGCCT comes from the Cercospora beticola chromosome 4, complete sequence genome and includes:
- a CDS encoding uncharacterized protein (SMCOG1010:NAD-dependent epimerase/dehydratase~antiSMASH:Cluster_12), with amino-acid sequence MEAAGAGFQSGGSLESRFFIDDGCWRDAPILTGQTSFEPLPDVHNILVTGGEGFIASYLIRHLVTKYPSSYNIISFDKLDYCSSLNNSRLLDSFPNFRFYHGDIMSQSDVLKCLQTYKIDTIFHLAAQSHVDLSFGNSFTFTHNNVMGTHVLLESAKVTESVRRFYHISTDEVYGEVPKGEAELHEESPLHPTNPYSASKACAEMMVRAYVKSFALPVVMIRLNNVYGPHQFPEKIIPKFINLLQRNKPLFIHGKGDNSRRYLYAGDAADAFDTILHKGTMGEIYNVDSKDEIENLELAKKLCKAFGIEDFEKHIQYTRDRPFNDCRYAVNGDKLAKLGWKQRVSFEEGLAQCVEWYQKFPTWWGDIDRILTPFPELRSTTADGPAADGVCEVGTGSAGAVRQAGAGAQLYDPASAGKKLKEWNGVVNKVSACSNGMGVNGGAVLKKRKADVLDDAE
- a CDS encoding uncharacterized protein (antiSMASH:Cluster_12); amino-acid sequence: MEQEKKLRESIDENEEAQAFLKQEEEGHFAESPQDDEDHSTRHPPTTAPKGLSNRFWISAAVNTVSTAAIVFINKRIFQTASLRHAQVTFAAFHFFITFLLLYLVSRPTINLFPAKKLDIYTLLPLAAAMIFNVVLPNASLAYSSIQFYQVARVLLTPCVAGLNFVLYQQRIPRLAAWTLVPVCCGVAVVSYYDTMKKTGQKEVQIQTTTRPLGVFFAITGVVASSLYTVWIKFYHGKLECSSMQLLMNQAPISVVMMLYVVPFADDVTVWRDVGGGVYGLIGVSGLLACLINLSQFVIINEAGPVSSTVVGHFKTCLVIAMGWMVSGKSLIDGSLLGIALAVGGIISYSYVMQKQQTRG
- a CDS encoding uncharacterized protein (antiSMASH:Cluster_12), coding for MSSQDRFLVWGAQGWIGGMLIELLKQQGKDVHGTTTRMHEQEAVRRTLDEIRPTHVINCAGKTGTPNVDWCESHKLETMESNGLGAFMVTYECQKRNIHCTVLATGCIYTSEYTPDNSTVTSQPFTEADPPNFTGSFYSKTKAPIETFLAHYPNNLTLRLRMPVSADLNRRSFVTKILNYKNIVNIPNSHSILPNLLPVVIAMSEHRETGVYNFTNPGSISHNEVLELYKEIVDSSITWQNFSLEEQGEVIVAERSNCALDASKLVEKVREYRENEGRKELDVPEIRVAYRRCFEEIAKKMGGEGVQQKGGAMGMA